The Glycine soja cultivar W05 chromosome 3, ASM419377v2, whole genome shotgun sequence genome window below encodes:
- the LOC114406957 gene encoding putative G3BP-like protein isoform X1 translates to MASSYPGSVSAAQVGSYFVGQYYQILRQQPNLVHQFYSDSSSMIRVDGDSVETAHDVLQIHSIVSLLNFTTIEIKTINSLDSWDGGVLVMVSGFVKIKDISGKRKFVQTFFLAPQEKGYFVMNDMFHYIDDEVTYPNLVPVASETIDTQPHLSASLAEPPAVSDYGLEEEAREYVNSVHIDDDPVDEYSLPEHQQQLQEELETEIVEEETPVQEASPPIHSIGHTVQEPPVALVEESFEEPPKKTYASILRVSKGQPVLSAAPQYAPQHSFKSAPPPSELNHVAQPAVQQSSSASMYVPESGIEAAEEGYGLEEEDEVTSVYVRNLPANVTEAEIDQEFKNFGRIKPDGIFIRVRKEIGVCYAFVEFEDIVGVQNALQASPIQLAGRQVYIEERRPNSVGAARGGRRGRGRGSYQADAPRGRFGGRSMGRGGNQDSSDYTRLRGDGYLQRGSR, encoded by the exons ATGGCGTCTTCGTATCCCGGTTCCGTTAGTGCCGCGcag GTTGGTTCCTACTTCGTGGGACAGTACTACCAGATTCTTCGCCAGCAACCGAATCTTGTTCACCAGTTTTACTCCGATTCCAGCAGCATGATTCGCGTCGACGGAGATTCAGTTGAAACCGCGCACGATGTGTTG CAAATTCATTCAATTGTATCGTTACTGAATTTTACTACGATTGaaatcaagacaattaattcTCTTGACTCTTGGGATGGAGGTGTGCTTGTGATGGTCTcaggttttgtgaagataaaGGATATCAGTGGGAAGCGGAAGTTTGTTCAAACTTTCTTTCTTGCTCCTCAGGAGAAGGGTTACTTTGTAATGAATGATATGTTTCATTACATTGATGATGAAGTAACGTACCCAAATCTGGTACCAGTGGCATCTGAAACCATTGACACACAACCACATCTTTCTGCTTCACTTGCTGAGCCACCAG CAGTTTCAGACTACGGTTTGGAGGAAGAAGCCAGGGAATATGTCAACTCAGTTCATATAGATGATGATCCAGTGGACGAGTATAGTCTTCCTGAGCACCAGCAGCAGCTACAAGAAGAACTTGAAACCGAAATTGTGGAGGAGGAAACTCCCGTACAGGAGGCATCTCCACCAATTCATAGCATTGGACACACTGTCCAAGAACCCCCTGTTGCTCTTGTGGAAGAGTCCTTTGAGGAGCCTCCTAAGAAAACATATGCATCTATT TTACGAGTTTCCAAAGGGCAGCCAGTGTTGTCAGCTGCTCCACAGTATGCTCCACAACATTCTTTTAAAAGTGCCCCACCTCCTTCCGAGTTGAACCATGTAGCACAGCCTGCTGTTCAGCAGTCAAGCTCTGCATCTATGTATGTTCCTGAGTCAGGGATTGAGGCCGCAGAAGAAGGCTATGGACTAGAAGAAGAAG ATGAAGTAACATCTGTCTATGTTAGAAACTTGCCCGCTAATGTTACTGAAGCAGAGATTGACCAGGAATTTAAGAATTTTGGCAGAATTAAGCCTGATGGAATATTCATTAGGGTCCGAAAG GAAATTGGAGTCTGCTATGCATTTGTGGAATTTGAAGACATTGTTGGTGTTCAAAATGCACTTCAG GCTTCTCCAATCCAATTGGCTGGAAGACAAGTATACATAGAGGAGCGGAGGCCAAACAGTGTCGGTGCAGCTCGGGGAGGAA GAAGGGGAAGAGGCAGAGGCAGTTATCAAGCAGATGCTCCGAGAGGGCGTTTTGGTGGTAGGAGCATGGGAAGGGGAGGTAATCAGGATAGTTCAGACTACACCAGACTAAGAGGCGATGGTTATCTTCAGCGTGGTTCCCGATGA
- the LOC114406957 gene encoding putative G3BP-like protein isoform X2, with the protein MASSYPGSVSAAQVGSYFVGQYYQILRQQPNLVHQFYSDSSSMIRVDGDSVETAHDVLQIHSIVSLLNFTTIEIKTINSLDSWDGGVLVMVSGFVKIKDISGKRKFVQTFFLAPQEKGYFVMNDMFHYIDDEVTYPNLVPVASETIDTQPHLSASLAEPPVSDYGLEEEAREYVNSVHIDDDPVDEYSLPEHQQQLQEELETEIVEEETPVQEASPPIHSIGHTVQEPPVALVEESFEEPPKKTYASILRVSKGQPVLSAAPQYAPQHSFKSAPPPSELNHVAQPAVQQSSSASMYVPESGIEAAEEGYGLEEEDEVTSVYVRNLPANVTEAEIDQEFKNFGRIKPDGIFIRVRKEIGVCYAFVEFEDIVGVQNALQASPIQLAGRQVYIEERRPNSVGAARGGRRGRGRGSYQADAPRGRFGGRSMGRGGNQDSSDYTRLRGDGYLQRGSR; encoded by the exons ATGGCGTCTTCGTATCCCGGTTCCGTTAGTGCCGCGcag GTTGGTTCCTACTTCGTGGGACAGTACTACCAGATTCTTCGCCAGCAACCGAATCTTGTTCACCAGTTTTACTCCGATTCCAGCAGCATGATTCGCGTCGACGGAGATTCAGTTGAAACCGCGCACGATGTGTTG CAAATTCATTCAATTGTATCGTTACTGAATTTTACTACGATTGaaatcaagacaattaattcTCTTGACTCTTGGGATGGAGGTGTGCTTGTGATGGTCTcaggttttgtgaagataaaGGATATCAGTGGGAAGCGGAAGTTTGTTCAAACTTTCTTTCTTGCTCCTCAGGAGAAGGGTTACTTTGTAATGAATGATATGTTTCATTACATTGATGATGAAGTAACGTACCCAAATCTGGTACCAGTGGCATCTGAAACCATTGACACACAACCACATCTTTCTGCTTCACTTGCTGAGCCACCAG TTTCAGACTACGGTTTGGAGGAAGAAGCCAGGGAATATGTCAACTCAGTTCATATAGATGATGATCCAGTGGACGAGTATAGTCTTCCTGAGCACCAGCAGCAGCTACAAGAAGAACTTGAAACCGAAATTGTGGAGGAGGAAACTCCCGTACAGGAGGCATCTCCACCAATTCATAGCATTGGACACACTGTCCAAGAACCCCCTGTTGCTCTTGTGGAAGAGTCCTTTGAGGAGCCTCCTAAGAAAACATATGCATCTATT TTACGAGTTTCCAAAGGGCAGCCAGTGTTGTCAGCTGCTCCACAGTATGCTCCACAACATTCTTTTAAAAGTGCCCCACCTCCTTCCGAGTTGAACCATGTAGCACAGCCTGCTGTTCAGCAGTCAAGCTCTGCATCTATGTATGTTCCTGAGTCAGGGATTGAGGCCGCAGAAGAAGGCTATGGACTAGAAGAAGAAG ATGAAGTAACATCTGTCTATGTTAGAAACTTGCCCGCTAATGTTACTGAAGCAGAGATTGACCAGGAATTTAAGAATTTTGGCAGAATTAAGCCTGATGGAATATTCATTAGGGTCCGAAAG GAAATTGGAGTCTGCTATGCATTTGTGGAATTTGAAGACATTGTTGGTGTTCAAAATGCACTTCAG GCTTCTCCAATCCAATTGGCTGGAAGACAAGTATACATAGAGGAGCGGAGGCCAAACAGTGTCGGTGCAGCTCGGGGAGGAA GAAGGGGAAGAGGCAGAGGCAGTTATCAAGCAGATGCTCCGAGAGGGCGTTTTGGTGGTAGGAGCATGGGAAGGGGAGGTAATCAGGATAGTTCAGACTACACCAGACTAAGAGGCGATGGTTATCTTCAGCGTGGTTCCCGATGA